A window of Microbacterium luteolum contains these coding sequences:
- a CDS encoding HNH endonuclease signature motif containing protein has translation MAQRRTDFDLDLEERGRVLDAWVEKKRQIAVLECEAMGLMVEQISIHDVDVAGSPFHRDAIYRSMVAEFSAAGRIPQGTIEFAFTDARTVSGELPAVWEAFGSGRISASHVREICRASAIVSEAIRNKKADAGVMGLYEAAVLVFAERETAARTGAHAKQVAAALVGETVTDRHKRAAGERGVKVRSVGDGLALLTAVLPEWLAVAITDRLAQMARQVIRNRTHAGRNPYGHSGSGTDSDTDCGAGSDVDRDADSDFDADCDADEGKIFSDDTFATDPETDTDSDTEAVPADTRTWDQVQADLFADLLLTTDPSAVQGGGLDNIQGRIQVTIAGTTLTGEDDRPAELDGYGPIHPDIARDLAGRNTGWSRLFLDPDGMVVQTDTYSPTEGMRRFLRARDQHCRFPGCRMPVHRCDIDHNHDHARGGKTRIDNLAHLCRRHHTLKHPDIPDTHRWTARQERDGTITWHSPLGRDYDDRPTHRVMFI, from the coding sequence ATGGCACAGCGGCGGACGGATTTCGACCTCGATCTCGAGGAGCGTGGTCGTGTGCTGGATGCGTGGGTGGAGAAGAAGCGGCAGATCGCGGTGCTCGAGTGCGAGGCGATGGGGCTGATGGTGGAGCAGATCTCCATCCACGACGTTGATGTGGCGGGGAGTCCGTTTCATCGGGATGCGATCTACCGGTCGATGGTCGCGGAGTTCTCGGCCGCGGGGCGGATCCCTCAGGGAACGATCGAGTTCGCGTTCACGGACGCCCGCACGGTGAGTGGCGAGTTGCCCGCGGTGTGGGAGGCGTTCGGGTCGGGACGGATCAGTGCCTCGCATGTGCGGGAGATCTGTCGGGCGAGTGCGATCGTGTCGGAGGCGATCCGCAACAAGAAGGCGGATGCCGGCGTGATGGGGCTGTATGAGGCGGCGGTGCTGGTGTTCGCGGAACGGGAGACCGCTGCCCGCACCGGTGCGCATGCGAAGCAGGTTGCGGCGGCTCTGGTCGGGGAGACGGTCACGGACCGGCACAAGCGGGCGGCGGGTGAGCGGGGTGTGAAGGTCCGCTCGGTCGGTGATGGGCTGGCGTTGTTGACGGCGGTGTTGCCGGAATGGCTCGCGGTCGCGATCACGGACCGGTTGGCGCAGATGGCCCGACAGGTGATCCGGAACCGTACTCACGCCGGTCGCAACCCCTACGGCCACAGCGGCTCCGGTACGGACTCCGACACGGATTGCGGAGCCGGTTCTGACGTCGACCGCGATGCCGACTCTGACTTTGACGCTGACTGCGACGCCGACGAGGGCAAGATCTTCAGCGACGACACGTTCGCCACCGACCCGGAGACAGACACCGATTCAGACACGGAAGCTGTCCCCGCGGACACGCGCACCTGGGATCAGGTGCAGGCGGATCTGTTCGCCGACCTCCTGCTCACCACTGACCCGAGTGCCGTGCAGGGTGGCGGGCTGGACAACATCCAGGGGCGCATCCAGGTCACGATCGCCGGAACCACCCTGACCGGCGAGGATGACCGTCCGGCGGAGCTCGACGGGTACGGGCCGATACATCCCGATATCGCCCGGGACCTCGCCGGACGGAACACCGGGTGGTCGCGCTTGTTCCTCGATCCGGACGGGATGGTCGTTCAGACCGACACATACTCCCCGACGGAGGGGATGCGACGGTTCCTGCGTGCCCGGGATCAGCACTGCCGGTTCCCCGGCTGCCGGATGCCCGTGCACCGGTGCGACATCGACCACAACCACGACCACGCCCGAGGCGGCAAGACCCGGATCGACAACCTCGCCCACCTCTGCCGCCGCCACCACACCCTCAAACACCCCGACATCCCGGACACGCACCGGTGGACGGCGCGACAAGAACGCGACGGCACCATCACCTGGCACAGCCCCCTCGGCCGCGACTACGACGACCGACCCACCCACCGCGTCATGTTCATCTGA
- a CDS encoding RNA-binding S4 domain-containing protein has protein sequence MVDAARVDSWLWAVRVYKTRSAATTACRAGHVRVNGEKVKAAQAVRIGDEIRIRISGFDRILAVRQILVKRVGAPVAALAYEDRTPEREPQAALGLRDRGAGRPTKRERRDIDKLRGRDEFFLE, from the coding sequence ATGGTGGATGCCGCGCGGGTCGACAGCTGGCTCTGGGCCGTCCGCGTCTACAAGACGCGCTCGGCGGCGACGACCGCATGCCGCGCGGGGCATGTACGCGTCAACGGCGAGAAGGTGAAGGCCGCTCAGGCCGTGCGCATCGGCGACGAGATCCGCATCCGGATCTCCGGCTTCGACCGGATCCTCGCCGTGCGCCAGATCCTCGTGAAGCGCGTCGGTGCCCCCGTTGCCGCCCTGGCATACGAGGATCGCACGCCGGAGCGTGAACCGCAGGCGGCGCTCGGACTCCGCGATCGCGGCGCTGGAAGGCCGACCAAGCGCGAGCGTCGAGACATCGACAAGCTCCGCGGGCGGGACGAGTTCTTCCTCGAGTAG
- a CDS encoding lysoplasmalogenase family protein, with protein MQRRSLSPTITWAFAPFVAVSVLHVVLLAVESPAAGPTKLLLMPLLAVPVLLSARAVAPRPALILLLTALLFSWLGDSVGAFFPTAPELPLMLLFFGIAHLAYIALFVRHLGKGRMPWWALVYAAWWVAMLIFLGPHTGSLLIAVAVYGLVLGGTAAFSARCHPLVAVGGAFFLASDTILAFRLFLPDALPAWSNPAIMLTYTIGQGLIVAGALVVLRKRSS; from the coding sequence ATGCAGCGCCGCAGTCTGAGCCCGACGATCACGTGGGCATTCGCCCCCTTCGTCGCGGTCTCGGTCTTGCATGTCGTGCTCCTGGCCGTCGAAAGCCCGGCGGCGGGACCGACGAAGCTGCTGCTGATGCCGCTCCTGGCCGTGCCGGTGCTGCTGTCCGCCCGAGCCGTCGCGCCGCGTCCGGCGCTCATCCTGCTCCTGACCGCTCTGCTGTTCTCCTGGCTCGGAGACAGCGTCGGCGCATTCTTCCCGACCGCACCCGAGCTGCCGTTGATGCTGCTCTTCTTCGGCATCGCGCATCTGGCATACATCGCCCTGTTCGTCCGCCATCTGGGAAAGGGACGGATGCCGTGGTGGGCACTCGTCTACGCCGCCTGGTGGGTCGCGATGCTCATCTTCCTCGGCCCGCACACCGGCAGCCTGCTCATCGCTGTGGCCGTCTACGGACTCGTGCTGGGCGGCACGGCGGCATTCTCCGCACGATGCCACCCGCTCGTCGCTGTCGGGGGCGCGTTCTTCCTCGCGAGCGACACGATCCTCGCGTTCCGACTGTTCCTCCCCGACGCCCTCCCCGCCTGGAGCAACCCGGCCATCATGCTCACCTACACGATCGGTCAGGGCCTCATCGTGGCCGGCGCCCTGGTCGTCCTGCGGAAGCGGAGCTCATGA
- a CDS encoding GNAT family N-acetyltransferase: protein MATITTEVATTARWDDVQHALTGGGDGASCQCIWPMLSNKDWNETTTPQRTEMFRAEIDDGPPPGIIAYVDGEAAGWIRIGPRTKQARIPRTRIIAAASTEPFDDESVWAVTCFVVRREHRGTGLNLELLRAAVDFARRSGARLIEGYPVDTRGEKQRANDLFHGTVGTFRAAGFSETTELKPGRTLVTLDLRS from the coding sequence ATGGCGACGATCACGACCGAGGTGGCGACCACCGCCCGCTGGGATGACGTTCAGCACGCGCTCACCGGCGGTGGAGACGGCGCGAGCTGTCAGTGCATCTGGCCGATGCTGAGCAACAAGGACTGGAACGAGACGACCACTCCGCAGCGCACCGAGATGTTCCGCGCCGAGATCGACGACGGCCCTCCGCCGGGGATCATCGCCTACGTCGACGGCGAGGCGGCGGGGTGGATCCGCATCGGTCCTCGCACGAAGCAGGCGCGCATCCCGCGGACGCGCATCATCGCCGCCGCGTCGACCGAGCCGTTCGATGACGAGTCGGTCTGGGCCGTGACGTGCTTCGTCGTTCGACGAGAGCATCGCGGCACAGGTCTCAACCTCGAGCTGCTGCGAGCCGCGGTCGACTTTGCACGGAGATCGGGCGCTCGGCTGATCGAGGGCTACCCCGTCGACACGCGTGGTGAGAAGCAGCGCGCGAACGACCTGTTCCACGGCACGGTCGGCACCTTCCGCGCCGCAGGCTTCTCGGAGACCACCGAACTCAAGCCGGGGCGCACGCTCGTGACGCTGGATCTCCGCTCATGA
- a CDS encoding pentapeptide repeat-containing protein — protein MRAGWICGVKAGRDGLQFRFITLSRVDFRRARGRLMFFESELSDCLFDSVSLTGQPRFDRGFVRCSFRDASLKGLAIGTQVTECDFTGADLRVVKSLPNTRFDRCTFDGADLSGADFSDTTFTDCTFVDATFSAGTSFTRCAFVNTPVAFGLARVTRSRREGEPLPDQWDGEEQADAAHEAYARRYARAAAAGHADDLALDPEVAS, from the coding sequence ATGAGGGCCGGCTGGATCTGCGGCGTGAAAGCGGGGCGGGATGGCCTGCAGTTCCGGTTCATCACGTTGTCCCGCGTCGACTTCCGCCGCGCACGAGGCCGCCTGATGTTCTTCGAGTCCGAGCTCTCCGACTGCCTGTTCGATTCTGTATCGCTCACCGGGCAGCCCCGTTTCGACCGCGGCTTCGTGCGATGCAGTTTCCGTGACGCATCACTGAAGGGGTTGGCGATCGGCACGCAGGTCACCGAGTGCGACTTCACCGGGGCTGACCTACGGGTGGTGAAATCGTTGCCGAATACTCGATTCGACCGTTGCACCTTCGACGGTGCCGACCTCAGCGGAGCCGACTTCTCGGATACCACCTTCACGGACTGCACGTTCGTCGATGCCACGTTCTCCGCGGGCACGAGCTTCACGCGGTGCGCTTTTGTGAACACGCCCGTCGCGTTCGGTCTCGCACGTGTGACACGCTCACGTCGTGAGGGCGAGCCGCTGCCGGACCAATGGGACGGCGAAGAGCAAGCCGACGCAGCGCATGAAGCGTACGCGCGGCGCTATGCGCGTGCCGCCGCTGCTGGACATGCGGACGATCTGGCCTTGGACCCGGAGGTAGCGAGCTAG
- a CDS encoding VOC family protein — MTSETPSPKQLRLIIETDDFDTAVRFYRDVLGMPEQLAYATEGDDRVAILHVGVATIELATPTHARNIDDVEGAPRTPGALRIALEVDDTEQAVAAATGGGAELISPPVKTPFRSLNARVQGPSGWQVTFFQELETLEERAAHEGFTTDDARER, encoded by the coding sequence ATGACATCGGAAACCCCCTCCCCCAAGCAGTTGCGTCTGATCATCGAGACCGACGACTTCGACACCGCGGTGCGGTTCTATCGCGACGTGCTCGGCATGCCGGAGCAACTGGCCTACGCGACCGAGGGCGATGACCGCGTGGCGATCCTGCACGTCGGCGTCGCGACGATCGAGCTGGCCACGCCGACGCACGCCCGGAACATCGACGACGTCGAGGGCGCACCACGCACACCGGGCGCCCTGCGGATCGCGCTGGAGGTCGACGACACGGAGCAGGCCGTCGCCGCGGCGACAGGCGGCGGCGCCGAGCTGATCTCCCCGCCGGTGAAGACGCCTTTCCGGAGTCTCAACGCCCGCGTGCAGGGTCCGTCCGGCTGGCAGGTGACGTTCTTCCAGGAGCTGGAGACGCTCGAGGAGCGCGCGGCACACGAGGGCTTCACGACCGACGACGCGCGCGAACGCTGA
- a CDS encoding TetR/AcrR family transcriptional regulator, with protein sequence MGGVTSSTSSHSAPPRTRKPPEERREDILACAAAIAIEEGLERITLRAVAARLGVRPGLITHYFPVAEDLVVAAFARAAVLEREQFFTTGGTPMQRLARFVDHVEQGRSLPLARLWLNARHLSRFSPPLDTELQIQDELDRERLTAMIEDGIASGDFPGADAESACIRIFIALDGGGSYVNSSQPIEHPAHTRVVADVAEWALGLEVGALREAMAALPG encoded by the coding sequence ATGGGTGGGGTGACGTCAAGCACTTCTTCCCACTCCGCTCCGCCGCGTACCCGCAAGCCTCCCGAGGAGCGGCGCGAAGACATCCTCGCGTGCGCTGCGGCGATCGCGATCGAGGAGGGACTCGAGCGCATCACGCTCCGCGCTGTCGCCGCGCGACTCGGCGTGCGCCCCGGCCTGATCACGCACTACTTCCCCGTCGCGGAGGATCTGGTGGTCGCCGCGTTCGCCCGCGCCGCGGTCCTCGAACGCGAGCAGTTCTTCACGACCGGTGGCACGCCGATGCAGCGGCTGGCACGCTTCGTGGATCACGTCGAGCAGGGCCGCTCACTCCCGCTCGCTCGACTCTGGCTCAACGCGCGACACCTGTCGCGATTCAGCCCCCCGCTCGACACCGAATTGCAGATTCAGGACGAGCTCGACCGCGAGCGCCTGACGGCGATGATCGAGGACGGCATCGCCTCGGGCGACTTCCCCGGCGCGGATGCCGAGTCCGCCTGCATCCGGATCTTCATCGCCCTCGACGGAGGCGGATCGTACGTGAACTCGTCGCAGCCGATCGAGCACCCGGCTCACACGCGCGTGGTCGCGGATGTCGCGGAGTGGGCGCTGGGATTGGAGGTCGGCGCGCTGCGGGAGGCGATGGCAGCGCTGCCAGGCTGA
- a CDS encoding purine-cytosine permease family protein has translation MTQIPSIDAEALDGASRPETRGIELIDDAERHGRARDLFLIWAAPSVSILNLTIGASLILLGLEIWQAVAVIVAASLLWVLPGIIAGSGPASGTSGSVVTRAMYGILGNRLFVAVVGWFIGAVFLSLTWLASSFLGADLLRRVGISDPIWVPIGVTLVVSAVTILVAIFGHGLILRAYPYMAGALFVIFLAVAAFILPTVDWQYSAPETLSGPALWSAISIGFTILASTPLSFMNSPDIARYLPRETKPSHIAAATALGGAIPFIVFTTVGVLLATGLSEAAFATGIDVALIDLLPSWLGPVLVLGVVINTIALNAMTAYTSSMALQAIGFRLRRIPAAIIVGVVGTALTIYLVLSSSLLEAANLMLQFLVIVSGPAMAIFVVDVILRRYDYDGIDLFHDRPGGRFWYSAGWSIPGITALFVGGIVTALCLSTSVWSGPIAQALGYIDLSVPVGMLVAAVLYAGLLRTPLGKDGRP, from the coding sequence ATGACCCAGATCCCCTCCATCGACGCCGAGGCTCTCGACGGGGCCTCCCGCCCCGAGACCCGCGGCATCGAGCTGATCGACGACGCCGAACGCCATGGCAGGGCGCGCGACCTCTTCCTGATCTGGGCGGCCCCGAGCGTCAGCATCCTGAACCTCACGATCGGCGCTTCGCTGATCCTGCTCGGTCTCGAGATCTGGCAGGCGGTCGCCGTGATCGTCGCCGCCTCGCTGCTCTGGGTCCTGCCGGGCATCATCGCCGGCAGCGGCCCGGCATCCGGCACGTCGGGCTCTGTGGTGACGAGGGCGATGTACGGCATCCTCGGCAACCGGCTCTTCGTCGCCGTGGTCGGATGGTTCATCGGCGCGGTCTTCCTCTCGCTGACCTGGCTCGCATCGTCGTTCCTGGGCGCCGACCTGCTGCGGCGGGTCGGCATCTCCGACCCGATCTGGGTTCCGATCGGCGTGACCCTCGTGGTCTCCGCCGTCACGATCCTGGTCGCGATCTTCGGCCACGGACTCATCCTGCGCGCCTACCCGTACATGGCCGGGGCGCTGTTCGTCATCTTCCTGGCCGTCGCGGCGTTCATCCTGCCCACCGTCGACTGGCAGTACTCGGCCCCGGAGACTCTCAGCGGCCCCGCCCTGTGGTCGGCGATCTCGATCGGCTTCACGATCCTCGCGTCGACGCCGCTGTCGTTCATGAACAGTCCCGACATCGCCCGCTACCTCCCTCGTGAGACGAAGCCGTCGCACATCGCGGCCGCGACCGCGCTCGGCGGTGCCATCCCGTTCATCGTCTTCACGACCGTCGGCGTACTGCTCGCGACGGGCCTGAGCGAGGCCGCCTTCGCGACCGGCATCGATGTCGCGCTGATCGACCTTCTTCCCTCCTGGCTCGGGCCGGTCCTCGTGCTCGGCGTCGTGATCAACACGATCGCCCTCAACGCCATGACCGCGTACACCTCGAGCATGGCTCTCCAGGCCATCGGGTTCCGCCTGCGTCGCATCCCCGCGGCGATCATCGTCGGCGTCGTCGGCACGGCGCTGACCATCTACCTCGTCCTGTCGTCGAGCCTGCTCGAGGCCGCGAACCTCATGCTCCAGTTCCTCGTGATCGTCTCGGGACCCGCCATGGCGATCTTCGTCGTCGACGTCATCCTGCGCCGCTACGACTACGACGGGATCGACCTCTTCCATGACCGACCCGGCGGCCGGTTCTGGTACTCGGCGGGATGGAGCATCCCCGGCATCACCGCGCTGTTCGTCGGCGGGATCGTCACCGCGCTGTGCCTGTCGACGAGCGTCTGGAGCGGTCCCATCGCACAGGCCCTGGGCTACATCGACCTCTCGGTGCCCGTCGGCATGCTCGTGGCCGCGGTGCTCTATGCCGGCCTGTTGCGCACGCCCCTCGGAAAGGACGGTCGACCATGA
- a CDS encoding amidohydrolase: MTTRYINGRIFTGDPDPVTAWAEAFTVDADTISYVGSNGDAPEADEADETVDLEGRLVLPGITDAHTHLLMAGAALGQVPLTAARSLDDIQALLLDARAANPEAAVLRGRGWLFDSIPGGAPTAAMIDAVVADIPVYLDANDYHSCWVNTAALVELGITRDTPDPIGGHFARDASGEPTGLLYETAATQYAWAHRDATTTDADRDADADRVIEAYLAAGVTGAVDMAFDEFGLAALQRAQERHGGELPIRVAAHWLITNTGDDGENLAQVARAAELAREASSPWFRVVGIKLILDGVIDACTAAMRHPYADGTNAAPIWPVAQLNPVVAAADAAGLQVAQHAIGDYASEIALDAIENAIAVNGDRPRRHRIEHLEYAAPGTAERMARLGVTASMQPVHSDPAIFANWAEMLGDDRVDRAFPWPEYEDAGALLAFSTDAPTAPHEALANMYVASTRASALDRSIPAVHPQYALPLAAAIGHATRDAAASVGDGDWRGRIAAGFAADVVILDTDPFVEGPASLLEARVIETIVAGRSRYRA; the protein is encoded by the coding sequence ATGACCACTCGCTACATCAACGGACGCATCTTCACGGGCGACCCCGACCCCGTCACGGCCTGGGCCGAGGCTTTCACGGTCGACGCCGACACGATCTCGTACGTCGGCTCGAACGGCGATGCTCCCGAGGCTGACGAGGCCGACGAGACCGTCGACCTGGAGGGCCGCCTGGTGCTGCCCGGGATCACCGATGCGCACACCCATCTGCTCATGGCGGGAGCGGCACTCGGGCAGGTGCCGCTCACCGCGGCGCGCTCGCTCGACGACATCCAGGCGTTGCTGCTCGATGCCAGGGCTGCGAACCCGGAGGCCGCGGTGCTGCGGGGGAGAGGCTGGCTCTTCGACTCGATCCCCGGCGGCGCACCGACGGCCGCCATGATCGACGCCGTCGTCGCCGACATCCCGGTGTATCTCGACGCCAACGACTACCACTCGTGCTGGGTCAACACCGCCGCTCTGGTCGAACTCGGCATCACCCGGGACACCCCCGATCCGATCGGAGGCCATTTCGCCCGGGATGCCTCGGGGGAGCCGACCGGGCTCCTCTACGAGACCGCGGCGACGCAGTACGCCTGGGCGCACCGCGACGCGACGACGACCGACGCCGACCGTGACGCGGACGCGGACCGCGTCATCGAGGCCTACCTCGCCGCCGGCGTGACGGGGGCGGTCGACATGGCGTTCGACGAGTTCGGACTTGCGGCGCTCCAGCGCGCGCAGGAGCGTCATGGGGGAGAGCTGCCGATCCGCGTCGCCGCGCACTGGCTCATCACCAACACGGGCGACGATGGCGAGAACCTCGCGCAGGTCGCGCGTGCGGCCGAGCTCGCCCGGGAAGCCTCCTCGCCCTGGTTCCGCGTCGTCGGCATCAAACTGATCCTCGACGGCGTGATCGATGCGTGCACCGCCGCGATGCGGCATCCCTACGCCGATGGCACGAACGCCGCGCCCATCTGGCCGGTCGCGCAGCTGAACCCTGTCGTCGCGGCGGCGGATGCCGCGGGCCTGCAGGTCGCGCAGCACGCGATCGGCGACTACGCCAGCGAGATCGCCCTGGATGCCATCGAGAACGCGATCGCCGTCAACGGCGACAGGCCGCGTCGTCACCGCATCGAGCACCTCGAGTACGCGGCGCCTGGCACCGCCGAGCGGATGGCGCGACTCGGCGTCACCGCCTCGATGCAGCCCGTGCACAGCGACCCTGCCATCTTCGCCAACTGGGCCGAGATGCTGGGCGACGACCGGGTGGACCGGGCGTTCCCGTGGCCCGAGTACGAGGACGCGGGTGCTCTGCTCGCGTTCTCGACCGATGCGCCGACCGCCCCGCACGAGGCGCTGGCGAACATGTACGTCGCGTCGACGCGCGCCTCCGCGCTCGACCGCTCGATTCCCGCGGTCCATCCGCAGTACGCGCTGCCGCTCGCGGCGGCGATCGGTCACGCGACGCGCGACGCCGCGGCATCCGTCGGCGATGGCGACTGGCGCGGCCGCATCGCCGCGGGGTTCGCCGCCGACGTCGTCATCCTCGACACCGACCCGTTCGTCGAGGGGCCGGCATCGCTGCTCGAGGCGCGGGTGATCGAGACGATCGTCGCCGGGCGGTCGCGGTACCGCGCGTAG
- a CDS encoding IclR family transcriptional regulator, which yields MVEQQPDYAAPAVDKALDILETLAAAADGLSQLDIAKAVDRSPGQIFRVLLRLEKRGYLHRDPQSGLYQLSMRLFDLAHRQEPTRSLIAAAMPAMRRVADATRQSCNLGVIDEGRVRIIAQVESPDDFGFHVRVGALFPLDGTASGHVLSAFSSVAHTEIDGAMLAGIRRDRLLVRPDSAQPGITDIVHPILRSGLDEAVAALTVPYIATSYSKVPAEDVSAAAERGAREIERALGI from the coding sequence TTGGTCGAACAGCAGCCCGACTATGCGGCACCCGCCGTGGACAAGGCTCTCGACATCCTCGAGACGCTCGCCGCCGCGGCCGACGGGCTCAGCCAGCTCGACATCGCGAAGGCCGTCGATCGCTCGCCAGGCCAGATCTTCCGCGTGCTGCTGCGGCTCGAGAAGCGCGGCTACCTCCACCGCGACCCGCAGAGCGGCCTGTACCAGCTGTCGATGCGGCTGTTCGACCTCGCGCATCGCCAGGAGCCGACCAGGTCGCTCATCGCCGCCGCGATGCCGGCCATGCGACGTGTCGCGGATGCGACGCGACAGTCCTGCAATCTCGGCGTGATCGACGAGGGCCGCGTGCGGATCATCGCGCAGGTCGAGAGCCCCGACGACTTCGGCTTCCACGTGCGGGTCGGAGCGCTCTTCCCCCTCGACGGGACCGCCAGCGGCCACGTGCTCTCCGCGTTCAGCTCGGTCGCGCACACGGAGATCGACGGCGCGATGCTCGCGGGGATCCGTCGCGACCGTCTCCTCGTCCGCCCCGACTCCGCGCAGCCCGGCATCACCGACATCGTCCATCCGATCCTGCGCAGCGGGCTCGACGAGGCGGTCGCCGCATTGACCGTGCCCTACATCGCCACGAGCTACAGCAAGGTGCCGGCCGAGGACGTCTCCGCCGCCGCGGAGCGCGGTGCCCGTGAGATCGAACGCGCGCTCGGCATCTGA
- a CDS encoding adenosylhomocysteinase, whose translation MTASDMAAQDNSRVAWIRSRMALLADVRQELERTRPFAGHRIGMSLHVEPKTAVLVETLAAGGAELIGTGNFGSTQDDVVDYLNSLPGITIHGRRDDTLAQHEANIAAVLDGAPDIILDNGADLVAGLVARGTTGTVIGGTEETTSGGDRLRTELAGAVPFPVIVINDSLLKAIGENKHAVGQSAVESFMRITNAMVPGRRFVVFGYGWCGRGVAHYLRALGGKVAVVDTDELKAFEAALDGFRVGSATDFAHWGDVFITATGRPGVLPYEIIEQMHAGAIIGNVGHFPWEIDVETLRARATSTTSLGSAVDRIDLPHGGHVILLANGRMFNLAGSEPKGNSIESMDLGFLLQTLSLVRVVTDRSALSAGPQPVPDDIDRTIARRILAVLDSSS comes from the coding sequence ATGACCGCTTCCGATATGGCCGCACAGGACAACTCTCGGGTCGCCTGGATCCGCTCCCGAATGGCGCTGCTGGCCGACGTGCGGCAGGAGCTCGAGCGCACGCGACCCTTCGCCGGCCACCGCATCGGCATGTCCCTGCACGTGGAGCCGAAGACCGCGGTCCTCGTGGAGACGCTCGCCGCCGGCGGCGCCGAGCTCATCGGCACGGGCAACTTCGGGTCGACGCAGGACGATGTCGTCGACTACCTGAACTCGCTGCCCGGCATCACGATCCACGGCCGTCGCGACGACACCCTCGCGCAGCACGAGGCCAACATCGCCGCGGTGCTCGACGGCGCCCCGGACATCATCCTCGACAACGGAGCCGATCTCGTCGCCGGACTCGTCGCCCGTGGCACGACCGGCACCGTGATCGGCGGGACCGAGGAGACCACCAGCGGCGGCGATCGTCTTCGCACGGAACTCGCCGGCGCCGTGCCCTTCCCGGTCATCGTGATCAACGACAGCCTGCTCAAGGCCATCGGTGAGAACAAGCATGCGGTCGGGCAGTCCGCGGTCGAGAGCTTCATGCGCATCACGAACGCGATGGTCCCCGGGCGGCGCTTCGTGGTCTTCGGCTACGGCTGGTGCGGCCGCGGGGTCGCTCACTACCTTCGAGCGCTCGGTGGCAAGGTCGCTGTCGTCGACACCGACGAGCTGAAGGCCTTCGAGGCGGCCCTCGACGGGTTCCGCGTCGGAAGCGCGACGGATTTCGCCCACTGGGGAGACGTCTTCATCACGGCGACGGGCCGCCCCGGCGTGCTCCCCTACGAGATCATCGAGCAGATGCACGCCGGTGCGATCATCGGCAACGTCGGACACTTTCCCTGGGAGATCGACGTCGAGACGCTGCGTGCCAGAGCGACGTCGACCACCTCGCTCGGCTCCGCTGTCGACCGTATCGACCTCCCACACGGCGGGCATGTGATCCTGCTGGCGAACGGCCGCATGTTTAACCTCGCCGGCAGCGAGCCCAAGGGGAACTCGATCGAGTCGATGGACCTCGGATTCCTCCTGCAGACCCTGTCGCTCGTGCGCGTCGTCACCGATCGTTCGGCTCTCTCCGCAGGACCCCAGCCCGTGCCCGACGACATCGATCGCACGATCGCCCGTCGTATCCTGGCAGTCCTCGATTCCTCATCCTGA